The Desulfomicrobium macestii region GTGGCCCGGGGCGTGTTTATGAACCCGCCGCCGTTGACCGTTATGCCGTTCGGATTGGCCAGGATGTAGTCGGCCGGATAACCGAATATTTCAGTATAGCCCTCAAGGCGGGATCGGCTGCTGCCCGTGACCTCGTTCAGGATGACCCGGGCTTCGGGGCCCTTGCCGAGCTTCGGGTTGTTGGCCACCACCCCGCCCAGTTGCGTGCGCCCGGCCTTCTTGCTGTTGTTCAGGATTACGCCGGGCCCGCCCACGTTGAACTGATCGAACATGTTGTGCGAGAGGCCGCCAGAGTTCGGTCTTGCGATGTCGACCAGGGGCACTCCGTTGGGCGCGGCGCTCACGGCCGGCTGATTGGCGGCCGGG contains the following coding sequences:
- a CDS encoding filamentous hemagglutinin N-terminal domain-containing protein, with translation MKHALQRFICLTLVFLLVFNPVAAAADGIVVDPTAPAANQPAVSAAPNGVPLVDIARPNSGGLSHNMFDQFNVGGPGVILNNSKKAGRTQLGGVVANNPKLGKGPEARVILNEVTGSSRSRLEGYTEIFGYPADYILANPNGITVNGGGFINTPRAT